A single window of Modestobacter italicus DNA harbors:
- a CDS encoding glycerol dehydratase reactivase beta/small subunit family protein, translating to MTGPGERPAVLVHRQRGAPPEVLREVCAGVEEEGVPVEVVDAPDGLTATALAHAAAQASRLEVGIGVDAAGATAVHHAKLPVDRPPATGRAEATAPDRRRIGRTGARVVKNLPLD from the coding sequence GTGACCGGCCCGGGCGAGCGGCCCGCGGTGCTGGTGCACCGGCAGCGCGGGGCCCCGCCGGAGGTGCTGCGCGAGGTGTGCGCGGGCGTGGAGGAGGAGGGGGTGCCGGTCGAGGTGGTGGACGCCCCCGACGGGCTGACCGCGACCGCGCTGGCCCACGCCGCGGCGCAGGCCTCCCGGCTGGAGGTCGGCATCGGGGTGGACGCGGCCGGCGCGACCGCCGTGCACCACGCCAAGCTGCCGGTGGACCGCCCGCCGGCGACCGGCCGGGCCGAGGCGACCGCGCCGGACCGGCGGCGGATCGGCCGGACCGGCGCGCGGGTGGTGAAGAACCTCCCGCTGGACTGA
- a CDS encoding diol dehydratase reactivase subunit alpha, protein MSGGLVVGVDIGNSTTEACLGLVDPDGRVTYLGTALTRTTGVKGTPDNTAGALTAVRAALARAGRDATEVRTVLLNEATPVISGLAMETITETIITESTMIGHNPTTPGGEGLGVGTTCSVGDLADQPPGQPLVCVVPPGWDFDDTAATINAAVAAGVEVVAAVLAGDDAVLVTNRLTRPVPVVDEVAAVEKVPLGMLAAVEVAGPGRTIRTLSNSYGLATVFGLDPAQTRQVSPVARALTGNRSAVVVRTPSGDVTDRRIPVGELVLHGAGKTLRVDVDAGAEAIMDAVGRAQPLDDARGEPGTHVGGMLAQVRDTMADVMDSPGLPAVPVAEIAIRDVLAVDTFVPAEVRGGLAGEVALENAVALAAMVSTSRSRMQVVADQVSEGLGAAAAIGGVEGEMAVSGALTTPGVDRPVAVLDLGGGSTDAALLTRDGRATAVHVAGAGELVTKLVHSELALGDREVAESVKRCPLAQVESFFHVRHEDGTVQFFETPLPPEVYARVVVLTPEGPAPVGTRHRLDHVRRVRREAKRRVFVVNALRALRQVAPGGNLRELDFVVLLGGSALDFEIPDMIADALAPHGVVCGTGNVLGTEGPRNAVATGLVRAWASGPGA, encoded by the coding sequence GTGAGCGGCGGGCTGGTCGTCGGCGTCGACATCGGCAACTCGACCACCGAGGCCTGCCTGGGCCTGGTCGACCCGGACGGGCGGGTGACCTACCTCGGCACGGCGCTGACCCGGACCACCGGGGTGAAGGGCACCCCGGACAACACCGCCGGCGCGCTCACCGCCGTCCGTGCCGCCCTGGCCCGGGCCGGGCGGGACGCCACCGAGGTGCGCACGGTGCTGCTCAACGAGGCGACCCCGGTGATCAGCGGGCTGGCGATGGAGACGATCACCGAGACGATCATCACCGAGTCGACGATGATCGGGCACAACCCGACCACCCCCGGCGGGGAGGGGCTCGGCGTCGGCACCACCTGCTCGGTGGGCGACCTCGCCGACCAGCCCCCGGGGCAGCCGCTGGTGTGCGTCGTGCCGCCGGGCTGGGACTTCGACGACACCGCCGCGACGATCAACGCCGCCGTCGCCGCCGGGGTCGAGGTGGTGGCCGCCGTCCTCGCCGGGGACGACGCGGTGCTGGTCACCAACCGGCTGACCCGGCCGGTGCCGGTGGTGGACGAGGTCGCCGCCGTGGAGAAGGTGCCGCTGGGCATGCTCGCCGCGGTGGAGGTCGCCGGCCCGGGCCGCACCATCCGCACGCTGTCGAACTCCTACGGGCTGGCCACCGTGTTCGGACTGGACCCGGCGCAGACCCGGCAGGTCTCCCCGGTGGCCCGCGCGCTGACCGGCAACCGCTCGGCGGTGGTGGTCCGCACGCCGTCCGGGGACGTCACCGACCGGCGCATCCCGGTCGGCGAGCTGGTGCTGCACGGCGCCGGCAAGACGCTGCGGGTGGACGTCGACGCCGGGGCCGAGGCGATCATGGACGCCGTCGGCCGGGCGCAGCCGCTGGACGACGCCCGCGGGGAGCCGGGCACCCACGTCGGCGGCATGCTCGCCCAGGTGCGCGACACCATGGCCGACGTCATGGACTCCCCGGGGCTGCCCGCCGTCCCGGTCGCCGAGATCGCCATCCGCGACGTCCTGGCGGTCGACACCTTCGTGCCCGCCGAGGTCCGCGGCGGGCTGGCCGGGGAGGTCGCCCTGGAGAACGCCGTCGCGCTCGCCGCGATGGTGAGCACCAGCCGCAGCCGGATGCAGGTCGTCGCCGACCAGGTGTCGGAGGGGCTCGGCGCCGCGGCCGCGATCGGCGGCGTCGAGGGCGAGATGGCGGTCAGCGGGGCGCTGACCACGCCGGGGGTGGACCGGCCGGTCGCCGTGCTCGACCTGGGCGGTGGCTCGACCGACGCCGCGCTGCTCACCCGGGACGGGCGGGCCACCGCGGTGCACGTCGCCGGCGCGGGGGAGCTGGTCACCAAGCTGGTCCACTCCGAGCTGGCGCTGGGCGACCGCGAGGTGGCCGAGAGCGTCAAGCGGTGCCCGCTGGCGCAGGTGGAGAGCTTCTTCCACGTCCGGCACGAGGACGGCACCGTGCAGTTCTTCGAGACGCCGCTGCCGCCGGAGGTCTACGCGCGCGTCGTCGTGCTCACCCCGGAGGGGCCGGCGCCGGTGGGCACCCGGCACCGGCTGGACCACGTCCGGCGGGTGCGCCGGGAGGCGAAGCGGCGGGTGTTCGTGGTCAACGCGCTGCGGGCGCTCCGGCAGGTCGCGCCGGGCGGCAACCTGCGGGAGCTGGACTTCGTGGTGCTGCTCGGCGGCTCGGCGCTGGACTTCGAGATCCCGGACATGATCGCCGACGCGCTCGCCCCGCACGGGGTGGTCTGCGGGACCGGGAACGTGCTGGGCACCGAGGGGCCGCGCAACGCCGTCGCCACCGGCCTGGTCCGGGCCTGGGCCAGTGGTCCGGGCGCGTGA
- a CDS encoding propanediol/glycerol family dehydratase medium subunit → MTTPTTTAPPERTVTLREVGPARRGTRPDEVVVAVSPAFAGHFSKTIVDVPHAEVLRQLLAGIEEQGVTARVVRIRDTADLAALAHVGARLSGSGISVGILSRGTTIIHQRDLPRLSNLELFPQSPLLDAPVFRMIGSNAAQYAKGESPQPVPTRNDQMARPRWQAKAALLHLKEFECIEAGRGPVEVEPVFESSAAG, encoded by the coding sequence ATGACGACCCCGACGACGACGGCCCCGCCCGAGCGGACCGTCACCCTGCGGGAGGTGGGCCCGGCCCGGCGCGGCACCCGCCCGGACGAGGTCGTGGTGGCGGTGTCCCCGGCCTTCGCCGGCCACTTCAGCAAGACCATCGTCGACGTGCCGCACGCCGAGGTGCTGCGCCAGCTGCTGGCCGGCATCGAGGAGCAGGGGGTGACCGCCCGCGTGGTGCGCATCCGGGACACCGCGGACCTGGCCGCGCTGGCCCACGTCGGGGCGCGGCTGTCCGGGTCCGGCATCTCCGTGGGCATCCTGTCCCGCGGGACGACGATCATCCACCAGCGCGACCTGCCCCGGCTGAGCAACCTGGAGCTGTTCCCGCAGTCCCCGCTGCTGGACGCCCCGGTGTTCCGGATGATCGGCTCGAACGCGGCGCAGTACGCCAAGGGCGAGTCGCCGCAGCCGGTGCCCACCCGCAACGACCAGATGGCCCGGCCGCGCTGGCAGGCCAAGGCGGCGCTGCTGCACCTGAAGGAGTTCGAGTGCATCGAGGCGGGCCGGGGCCCGGTCGAGGTCGAGCCGGTGTTCGAGTCGAGCGCCGCCGGCTGA